A region from the Rosa rugosa chromosome 6, drRosRugo1.1, whole genome shotgun sequence genome encodes:
- the LOC133714035 gene encoding uncharacterized protein LOC133714035: MCLLSSMQNLITLRLDHNNYIPWFFQMESLLQSLDLKGYTDGTCPYSPQFLITNDGITAEVTREFKEWNKNDKVVLCFISATTSSEALSSIVGSRNSREAWLMDGFRLPLQRLMLVSIHHHPRLVSFEESKYCWYFMHSHFILMSQIVRVLREEYESSHLPRLEAMISLHCTE; this comes from the exons ATGTGTCTTCTTTCCAGTATGCAGAATTTGATTACTTTGAGGCTTGATCACAATAATTACATTCCATGGTTCTTTCAAATGGAAAGTTTACTGCAAAGTCTTGATTTAAAGGGATACACTGATGGTACATGTCCATATTCGCCTCAGTTCTTGATTACTAATGATGGGATAACTGCTGAAGTTACTAGGGAATTTAAGGAATGGAACAAAAATGATAAGGTAGTGCTATGTTTTATCTCTGCCACTACATCTAGTGAAGCATTGTCCTCTATAGTTGGCAGTAGAAATTCAAGGGAGGCTTGGCTCATGGATGGGTTTAGGCTCCCGTTGCAGAGACTGATGCTGGTTTCAATCCATCATCATCCAAG GTTAGTTTCTTTCGAAGAATCGAAGTACTGCTGGTATTTTATGCATTCTCATTTCATCTT AATGAGTCAGATTGTTAGAGTGCTGAGAGAAGAGTACGAATCAAGCCATCTTCCTAGGTTGGAAGCGATGATCAGCCTCCATTGTACAGAGTGA